Within the Borrelia parkeri genome, the region AAATATATTAGTAATTTTATTGATTTTGAACTTTTTAGACCCAGATCTCTTGAAGCTTATGATAATATTTCTAATATTGTTGACAGTCTGAGAGCCTTTTTAAAGGTTTCTCCTTTAATATTTGAAGTACATGATGGAGCAATGAATGAACTAGGTGAAATGGTGTATATTAGAACGGGTGAACCTCAAAGAGAACCTATAGGATTTAATTGTTCTGGATTTGGTAAATGGGTAGCAGATTCAATTTATAAGGCAATGACAGGAAAGCTTTTAAAAATAAAGGATCTTAAAGTTAAGCATATTGGAATTAGGGGTAATAGTTTTACGAAGTACTATGAATTTAGTAGGGATCCATTTTTTGGACTTGATTGGACTCGTAATATTGCCTATAAACTTAAAAATGTTGATGCTAATCTAGACTTATCTAGGGTTAAGGAGTTAGATGTAAATAATATTGGTTTTCTTAAGTATATTGAAAACCGTGGATATGAGATTGATAATTTAGAGTTTATTTTGTATTATTTAGCTGTCAAGGAGCCTGGTCATATGTATTTTGGCTCTTTGAATACAACAATTAATGGATTCCCAGGAAAGGTTTTTCATAAACATGTTGTTGTGTTATTTCCATTTATTGATAGAGAATCTATTTTTAGAGTATCTTTAATGGAAATTAATGATGAAACTTCAATTAAATCACTTAGAGGTAGATATCCAAATTCATATATTCATTTAGTTAGGGCCAAAGTTCCAAAGAATATATCTATAGTGCCAATACCCAAAAGGATAAATAATTAGATATTATGATAAAAGCTGTAGTTTTTGATCTTGATGGAACTCTTTATCCTGAAATTAATATTAATTTGATAATGTTTCCTGAATTTTTAAAAAATATTAAATTTTTTTTAGCTTTTAAAAAGGTAAGAAAGGAAATCAGAGGTTTACAAAAAGGAAAAAGTATTCCTTCTAGTAGAGATGAGTTGATGTCTATTCAGATTAAAATGCTTGCTGATCATTTGGGTTTTGATGAGAGTAGGTGTGGATTTTTATTGAATAAAATATATTATAGTGAATCTTTTAGGAATAAATTTAGAAATCTCAAACCGTATTTTGGTGTTCATGATTTGATTTATTTTCTTAAATCAAAAGGAATAAAATTAGGAGTGATGTCAGATTTTCCTATTGCAACTCGTGTAAGTAATTTGTTAGGCATTGAAAATAGTTTTTGGGATGTTCTTTATTCATCAGAAGAGACTGGTTACTTAAAGCCAAACAAAATAGCTTTTTTAAGGATTATGGATGAATTAGGTATAGATAGTAATCATATTTTATATGTTGGTAATTCTTATGAATATGATATTTTAGGTGCTAGTGGTGTGTGTATGAGAACGGCTTATCTTTCTAAAAAAAAGTTGCTTAAAGATATGAAATGTGATTTTA harbors:
- a CDS encoding HAD family hydrolase codes for the protein MIKAVVFDLDGTLYPEININLIMFPEFLKNIKFFLAFKKVRKEIRGLQKGKSIPSSRDELMSIQIKMLADHLGFDESRCGFLLNKIYYSESFRNKFRNLKPYFGVHDLIYFLKSKGIKLGVMSDFPIATRVSNLLGIENSFWDVLYSSEETGYLKPNKIAFLRIMDELGIDSNHILYVGNSYEYDILGASGVCMRTAYLSKKKLLKDMKCDFIFSNYKDLQRYILLNI